The following coding sequences lie in one Haematobia irritans isolate KBUSLIRL chromosome 3, ASM5000362v1, whole genome shotgun sequence genomic window:
- the Rab27 gene encoding RAS oncogene family member Rab27, whose protein sequence is MSLSNNIDYDYLMKFLALGDSGVGKTSFLYQYTDGRFHSQFISTVGIDFREKRLIYTSRGRNHRIHLQLWDTAGQERFRSLTTAFYRDAMGFLLIFDLTSEKSFLEITNWLEQLRQHAYSEEPDVVLCGNKCDLQDFRVVSHQQATALAERYKLPYIETSACTGYNVSAAVELLVGRVMERMENAVANAELTRLMSQTHLTNFKNINHQTLRIALQKDEQPPQPPVGERQNCSC, encoded by the exons atgtCATTGTCAAACAATATTGATTATGACTACCTAATGAAATTCCTAGCACTGGGTGATTCGGGTGTTGGAAAGACAAGCTTCCTATATCAATACACAGATGGCCGATTTCATTCGCAATTCATATCAACAGTTGGCATTGATTTCCGAGAGAAACGTTTG atTTATACATCTCGTGGACGCAATCATCGAATTCATCTGCAACTCTGGGATACCGCTGGTCAAGAAAGATTTCGCTCTCTCACTACAGCCTTCTATCGTGATGCAATgggatttcttttaattttcgatCTAACAAGTGAGAAATCTTTTTTGGAAATTACAAATTGGTTGGAACAATTGCGACAACATGCCTATTCGGAAGAGCCTGATGTTGTGCTATGTGGCAACAAATGTGATCTGCAAGATTTTCGTGTGGTATCACATCAACAGGCGACGGCACTGGCTGAACGTTATAAACTTCCATACATTGAGACGAGTGCTTGTACTGGCTATAATGTTAGTGCAGCCGTTGAACTTTTGGTGGGCAGAGTTATGGAACGCATGGAAAATGCTGTTGCCAATGCTGAGCTGACACGATTAATGTCTCAAAcacatttgacaaattttaaaaatatcaacCATCAAACCCTAAGGATAGCTCTGCAGAAAGATGAGCAACCACCACAACCACCAGTAGGGGAGAGACAAAATTGTAGTTGTtga